One Tumebacillus sp. BK434 genomic window carries:
- the preA gene encoding NAD-dependent dihydropyrimidine dehydrogenase subunit PreA — protein sequence MADLRIELGGIKSPNPFWLASAPPTNTGYQVLRAFEAGWGGAVWKTLGDPIVNVSSRYGGYRVGNQRLLGLNNIELITDRPLEVNLKEMEDVKKRFPDRALIASLMVDPVREVWHEIVKKVEAAGVDGLEINFGCPHGMAERGMGAAVGQHPELVRQQTEWIKEVATTPVIVKLTPNITDIRFTARAAREGGADAISMINTINSLMGVDIDTWIPEPHVDGKAAHGGYCGPAVKPIALNMVAECAADGQIGLPISGIGGISTWRDAVEFLLMGASNVQVCTAVMHHGFRIVEDMIDGLNLYLDQKGIASVTELTGKSVDKLSDWGSLNLNYKVAARINTETCINCNKCYISCEDASHQCIDRVEDPATGKQILQVREDDCVGCNLCSLVCPVDGAIEMIQIDTGKPHQTWGDLVLERGTAR from the coding sequence ATGGCGGATTTACGTATTGAACTGGGCGGCATCAAGTCGCCCAACCCGTTCTGGCTGGCCTCTGCGCCGCCGACCAACACCGGCTATCAAGTCCTGCGCGCCTTTGAAGCGGGCTGGGGCGGCGCGGTCTGGAAGACGCTGGGCGATCCGATCGTCAACGTCTCCTCCCGCTACGGCGGCTACCGCGTCGGCAACCAGCGCCTGCTGGGGCTGAACAACATCGAGCTGATCACCGACCGTCCCTTGGAGGTCAACCTGAAAGAGATGGAAGACGTGAAAAAGCGCTTCCCCGATCGTGCCTTGATCGCCTCCTTGATGGTCGATCCGGTGCGCGAAGTCTGGCACGAGATCGTCAAAAAGGTCGAAGCGGCCGGCGTTGACGGGCTGGAGATCAACTTCGGCTGCCCGCATGGCATGGCTGAGCGCGGCATGGGTGCCGCCGTCGGACAGCACCCGGAGCTGGTCCGCCAGCAGACGGAGTGGATCAAAGAGGTGGCGACGACGCCGGTGATCGTCAAACTGACGCCGAACATCACCGACATCCGCTTCACCGCCCGCGCGGCGCGCGAAGGAGGGGCGGACGCCATCTCGATGATCAACACGATCAACTCGCTGATGGGCGTCGACATCGACACCTGGATTCCAGAGCCGCACGTCGACGGCAAAGCGGCGCATGGCGGCTACTGCGGCCCGGCGGTCAAACCGATCGCCTTGAACATGGTCGCCGAATGTGCGGCCGACGGGCAGATCGGCTTGCCGATCTCCGGCATCGGCGGCATCTCGACGTGGCGCGACGCGGTGGAGTTCCTGCTGATGGGCGCCTCGAACGTGCAGGTCTGCACGGCGGTCATGCACCACGGTTTCCGCATCGTCGAGGACATGATCGACGGGCTGAACCTCTACCTCGATCAGAAAGGAATCGCCTCGGTGACGGAGCTGACCGGGAAGTCGGTCGACAAGCTGTCCGACTGGGGGTCCCTGAACCTGAACTACAAAGTCGCAGCCCGCATCAACACCGAGACCTGCATCAACTGCAACAAATGCTACATCTCCTGCGAAGATGCTTCCCACCAGTGCATCGACCGCGTGGAGGACCCGGCGACCGGCAAGCAGATCCTGCAGGTGCGCGAAGACGACTGTGTCGGCTGCAACCTCTGCTCGCTGGTCTGCCCGGTGGACGGCGCGATCGAAATGATTCAGATTGACACCGGCAAGCCGCACCAGACGTGGGGCGATCTGGTACTCGAAAGGGGAACTGCGCGATGA
- the hydA gene encoding dihydropyrimidinase, which produces MKKLIQNGTVVTAADTYQADVLIEGERVIAIGQQLAADGAEVVDATGCYLFPGGIDPHTHLDMPFGGTTTADDFETGTRAAAFGGTTTIVDFCLTSKGQTLSDAIKIWHNKADSKAVVDYGFHLMIAEANDSVLEQLEQVVNEEGITSLKVFMAYKNVFQADDETLFKTLIRAKELGALVQVHAENGDVIDYLIKQALDNGNTDPIYHAHTRPPVAEGEATGRAIALTALADSQLYVVHVSCAEAVQRIAEARERGLNVYGETCPQYLALDISYLERPDFEGAKYVWSPPLREKWNQEVLWSALKNGILQTVGSDQCSFNFTGQKDLGKGDFTKIPNGGPLIEDRFSILYSEGAHKGRISLNQFVDITSTKSAKLFGMFPKKGTIAVGSDADIVIFNPNATRTISAKTHHMNVDYNPFEGMEVHGEVVSVLSRGSFVIRDQEYVGAAGNGRFIRRNKFQRP; this is translated from the coding sequence ATGAAAAAGCTGATCCAAAACGGCACTGTCGTCACGGCGGCCGACACCTACCAGGCGGACGTGCTGATCGAAGGCGAGCGCGTGATCGCGATCGGGCAACAACTTGCAGCGGACGGAGCGGAAGTGGTCGACGCGACCGGGTGCTATCTCTTCCCGGGCGGCATCGATCCGCACACGCATCTCGACATGCCGTTTGGCGGCACGACGACCGCCGACGATTTTGAGACGGGCACCCGCGCGGCAGCATTCGGCGGCACGACGACAATCGTCGACTTTTGCTTGACTTCGAAAGGTCAGACCTTGTCTGATGCGATCAAAATCTGGCACAACAAAGCGGACAGCAAAGCGGTGGTCGACTACGGCTTCCACCTGATGATCGCCGAAGCGAACGACAGCGTGCTCGAACAGCTGGAGCAAGTGGTGAACGAAGAAGGGATCACGTCGCTGAAAGTGTTCATGGCCTACAAAAACGTCTTCCAGGCGGACGATGAAACGCTGTTCAAAACACTGATCCGCGCCAAAGAGCTCGGAGCACTCGTCCAAGTCCACGCCGAAAACGGCGACGTGATCGACTACCTGATCAAACAGGCGCTCGACAATGGCAACACCGACCCGATCTACCACGCGCACACCCGCCCGCCGGTGGCGGAAGGGGAGGCGACAGGGCGCGCGATCGCCTTGACGGCGCTGGCCGACTCGCAGCTGTACGTGGTGCACGTCTCCTGCGCCGAAGCGGTGCAGCGCATCGCCGAAGCCCGCGAGCGCGGCTTGAACGTCTACGGCGAGACCTGCCCGCAGTATCTGGCGCTCGACATCTCCTATCTGGAGCGGCCGGACTTCGAAGGCGCCAAATACGTCTGGTCGCCGCCGCTGCGTGAGAAGTGGAACCAAGAAGTGCTGTGGAGCGCGCTGAAAAACGGCATTCTGCAGACGGTCGGCTCCGACCAGTGCTCGTTTAACTTCACAGGGCAAAAAGACCTCGGCAAAGGCGATTTCACGAAGATCCCCAACGGCGGTCCGCTGATCGAAGACCGTTTCAGCATTCTGTACTCCGAAGGGGCGCACAAAGGGCGCATCTCGCTGAACCAGTTTGTCGACATCACCTCGACCAAGTCGGCCAAGCTGTTCGGCATGTTCCCGAAAAAAGGCACCATCGCTGTCGGCTCCGACGCGGACATCGTCATCTTCAACCCGAATGCGACCCGCACGATCTCGGCGAAAACGCATCATATGAACGTCGACTACAACCCGTTTGAAGGTATGGAAGTGCACGGGGAGGTCGTCTCTGTGCTCTCGCGCGGCAGCTTCGTCATCCGCGATCAGGAATATGTCGGCGCGGCAGGCAATGGCCGCTTCATCCGCCGCAACAAATTTCAGCGTCCCTAG
- a CDS encoding nitrilase-related carbon-nitrogen hydrolase — translation MQKVKIGLIQAKHEIHGDEPVAVHKEAAIEKHIAMVRDAAKQGAKIICLQEIFYGPYFCSEQNPKWYEAAEEIPHGPTTQLFMQLAKELEVVIILPIYEREGIGTLYNTAAVIDADGSYLGKYRKHHIPHVEAGEPPHGFWEKFYFKPGNLGYNVFDTKYAKVGVYICYDRHFPEGARILGLKGAEIVFNPSATVAGTSEYLWKLEQPAHAVANGYYIAAINRVGMEAPWNMGEFYGQSYLADPRGAMVAVASRDEDEVLVAEMDKQVIYEVRQKWQFYRDRRPETYGEMAELL, via the coding sequence ATGCAGAAAGTCAAAATCGGCCTCATCCAAGCGAAACATGAGATCCACGGCGACGAACCGGTCGCCGTGCACAAAGAAGCGGCGATCGAAAAGCACATCGCCATGGTGCGCGATGCTGCCAAGCAGGGCGCGAAGATCATCTGCCTGCAGGAGATCTTCTACGGTCCGTATTTCTGCTCCGAGCAGAACCCGAAATGGTACGAAGCGGCCGAAGAGATCCCGCACGGCCCGACCACGCAGCTGTTCATGCAGCTGGCGAAAGAGCTGGAAGTGGTGATCATCCTGCCGATCTATGAACGGGAAGGGATCGGCACCCTTTACAACACGGCGGCGGTGATCGACGCGGACGGCAGCTACCTCGGCAAATACCGCAAGCATCATATCCCGCACGTGGAAGCGGGCGAGCCGCCGCACGGGTTTTGGGAGAAGTTCTACTTCAAGCCGGGCAACCTCGGCTACAACGTGTTTGACACCAAATACGCCAAAGTCGGCGTCTACATCTGCTATGACCGCCACTTCCCGGAAGGGGCGCGCATCCTCGGCCTGAAAGGGGCGGAGATCGTGTTCAATCCGTCGGCGACCGTCGCCGGCACGTCGGAGTACCTTTGGAAGCTGGAGCAGCCGGCGCATGCGGTGGCCAATGGCTACTACATCGCGGCGATCAACCGCGTCGGTATGGAAGCGCCGTGGAACATGGGCGAATTTTACGGTCAGTCCTATCTCGCCGACCCGCGCGGCGCGATGGTGGCGGTGGCGTCCCGCGACGAGGATGAAGTGCTGGTCGCGGAGATGGACAAGCAAGTGATCTATGAAGTCCGCCAAAAATGGCAATTTTACCGCGACCGCCGTCCGGAGACGTACGGCGAGATGGCAGAGCTGCTGTAG
- a CDS encoding NCS1 family nucleobase:cation symporter-1, translated as MATQREENGIVTLTESGTAQVQDSPLWNDDLRPTTRAEHNWSGWSFATLWVGMCICIPTYTLAAGLIGLGMSVWQSIFTIFLGNLIIMVPILLNAHAGTKFGIPYPVFARLWFGSKGAHFPALARALVGAGWFGINAWIGGAALDTLLVAFYSDWGNVPMHTGIVFMLFWVLTMVIAYRGPQAVKKLGAFSAPTLAILAVALFIWAYVKADGLGPMLATPSKFATTGEFLNVFWPALTGVIAFWATLALNIPDFCRYAVSQKSQARAQLLTMPVTMAIFSFIGVAVTSATVVIFGEAIWDPVALLAKFPPYVVLIGAIGIVLASITVNVSANLVAPARAIENLWPRRITFGVGAVITGLIGIAMQPWFILDNFGNYIFGWLGTYGALLGPIDGIAVADYWMVRKRRLDLVELYKPGGKYSYAGGFNMKSMYALVAGLVASLLGLVVPGLSFLWENAWTVGLFVSMFAYWWLMRTDASLLSQTEYEHITELKQNAKVQGDVNVTA; from the coding sequence ATGGCGACACAAAGAGAAGAGAACGGCATCGTCACCTTAACGGAGTCAGGCACGGCACAAGTGCAGGACTCGCCGCTTTGGAACGATGACCTGCGTCCGACCACGCGTGCTGAGCACAACTGGTCGGGCTGGAGTTTTGCGACCCTGTGGGTCGGGATGTGCATCTGCATCCCGACTTACACGCTGGCCGCCGGTTTGATTGGATTGGGCATGAGCGTATGGCAATCGATCTTTACTATTTTCCTAGGCAACTTGATCATCATGGTCCCGATTCTGTTAAATGCGCACGCCGGCACCAAGTTTGGCATTCCGTACCCGGTGTTCGCCCGGCTGTGGTTTGGCTCGAAAGGCGCACATTTCCCGGCGCTGGCCCGCGCTTTGGTCGGCGCCGGCTGGTTTGGCATCAACGCCTGGATCGGCGGGGCGGCGCTCGACACCCTGTTGGTCGCTTTCTATTCAGACTGGGGCAATGTGCCGATGCACACCGGGATCGTGTTCATGCTGTTCTGGGTGCTGACGATGGTCATCGCCTACCGCGGTCCGCAAGCGGTGAAGAAGCTGGGGGCGTTTTCTGCGCCGACCTTGGCGATCCTCGCCGTGGCCCTGTTCATCTGGGCGTATGTGAAAGCGGACGGCTTGGGGCCGATGCTGGCCACCCCGTCCAAGTTTGCGACGACCGGCGAATTTTTGAACGTGTTTTGGCCGGCGCTGACCGGCGTCATCGCCTTCTGGGCGACGCTGGCGCTGAACATTCCTGATTTCTGCCGCTACGCCGTTTCGCAAAAATCGCAGGCGAGAGCGCAGCTGCTGACGATGCCGGTGACGATGGCGATCTTCTCCTTCATCGGAGTCGCGGTCACTTCCGCGACGGTGGTCATCTTCGGAGAAGCGATCTGGGACCCGGTGGCGCTCTTGGCGAAATTCCCGCCGTACGTCGTCCTGATCGGCGCGATCGGCATCGTGCTGGCGTCGATCACGGTCAACGTCTCGGCCAACCTTGTCGCTCCGGCCCGCGCGATCGAAAACCTCTGGCCGCGCCGCATCACCTTTGGCGTCGGGGCGGTGATCACCGGCCTGATCGGGATCGCGATGCAGCCGTGGTTTATCCTTGACAACTTCGGCAATTACATCTTCGGCTGGCTTGGCACTTACGGTGCTCTGCTCGGCCCGATCGACGGCATCGCGGTCGCCGATTACTGGATGGTGCGCAAGCGCCGCCTCGATCTGGTTGAGTTGTACAAGCCGGGCGGCAAATATTCCTACGCGGGCGGCTTCAACATGAAGTCGATGTACGCGCTGGTTGCCGGTCTTGTCGCATCGCTGCTCGGGCTGGTCGTTCCGGGCTTGTCCTTCCTCTGGGAGAACGCCTGGACGGTCGGGCTGTTCGTCTCGATGTTTGCATACTGGTGGCTGATGCGCACCGATGCCAGCCTGCTGTCGCAGACCGAGTATGAGCACATCACCGAACTGAAGCAAAACGCGAAAGTGCAGGGCGATGTCAACGTAACCGCATAA
- a CDS encoding CotH kinase family protein, producing the protein MEKSTALPVCSLFIHPADLQALRSDSESDDPVPARLKLGGRAYQTDISYRGAYTRRFKKKSYCLTFRSPNICQGAREWHLNAEYADPSMIRNKLSFDFFHQLGHLAPDSRYIQLKLNGVNQGVYLQLESVDDLFLKKRSLPPGILYYAVDNDANFSLLSPIDEDVKAALEDGYKLKTGEKGDFRHLRELVYTINTTPQADFAKVIATRLEIEPYFNWLAGVVCTQNFDAFIQNYALYRNGETGKFLLIPWDFDGTWGRNLRGKRLRHDFVPITGYNTLTARLLAVPAYRSMYRERMTRILETDFTPETLEPTVQKLLQTIRPAIAADPYLQGRLERFDAEYDVILAYIRNRNAFLREQLPTLS; encoded by the coding sequence ATGGAAAAAAGCACAGCCCTCCCAGTCTGCTCGCTGTTCATTCACCCCGCTGATCTCCAGGCTCTGCGCAGCGACAGCGAGTCGGACGATCCCGTTCCCGCACGTTTGAAACTGGGCGGCCGCGCTTATCAGACAGACATCTCCTACCGTGGGGCCTACACCCGCCGCTTCAAGAAAAAATCTTACTGTCTCACCTTCCGCTCCCCAAACATCTGCCAAGGTGCCCGCGAATGGCATCTCAACGCTGAATACGCCGACCCCTCGATGATCCGCAACAAATTATCATTCGACTTCTTCCATCAGCTCGGCCACCTCGCTCCCGACAGTCGCTACATCCAGTTGAAACTAAACGGCGTGAACCAAGGCGTCTACCTGCAGCTCGAATCGGTCGATGACCTCTTTTTGAAAAAACGCAGCCTGCCGCCGGGAATTCTCTATTATGCTGTCGACAACGACGCCAACTTTTCCTTGCTCAGCCCGATCGACGAAGACGTCAAAGCCGCACTCGAAGACGGTTACAAACTGAAAACGGGGGAGAAGGGCGACTTTCGCCACCTGCGCGAGCTCGTCTACACCATCAATACCACGCCGCAAGCCGATTTTGCCAAAGTGATCGCCACTCGGCTTGAAATCGAACCCTACTTCAACTGGCTGGCCGGTGTGGTTTGCACCCAAAACTTCGATGCGTTCATCCAAAACTACGCGCTCTACCGCAACGGAGAAACAGGCAAGTTCCTCCTCATCCCGTGGGACTTTGACGGCACCTGGGGGCGCAATCTGCGGGGGAAGCGGCTGCGCCATGATTTTGTGCCGATCACCGGCTACAACACGCTGACCGCCCGACTGCTCGCCGTCCCGGCATACAGAAGCATGTACCGCGAGCGAATGACCCGTATTTTGGAGACCGACTTCACGCCCGAGACGCTTGAACCGACCGTGCAGAAGCTCCTGCAGACCATCCGTCCCGCCATCGCCGCCGATCCTTATCTACAAGGGCGCCTCGAGCGCTTTGACGCCGAATATGACGTCATCCTGGCGTACATTCGCAACCGCAACGCCTTCTTGCGCGAACAGCTGCCCACGCTTTCCTAA
- a CDS encoding ArsB/NhaD family transporter gives MPTSMIILTGCTFAVMTLLMFWRPHQVNEAVPAVAGAALMLLIGSVPLSDLGQILQTVSGAAVTIIATIVMANVLESLAFFSWIADRLAVRARGSGLRLFWYTNLLCFMMTLFFNNDGSILITTPILLILLKQLGLKTHQQIPYLISGALVATASSAPIGVSNIVNLIALKVVGMDLYMQTAMMFVPATLGLLLMVLLLLAVFHHDIPKQLRPLPPHIAMRLTAPKQKETSRYMVKIFLFVMLVRASLFAGSYFGIPVEVMAAAGAILLLIWRWIYVKIPPRDLWHKTPWHIFAFAFGMYVQIYALHNIGLTQLIIDHLQPLMLDNRLDAVLIMGGLTTAMSSLFNNHPALMIGTLALTGMSLDALTMQLAYMAGVIGSDVGSLLVPIGTLATLIWMHLLRRSQVKFSWWSYLRVTMLVIPPTLIFTLVCLQVWVEWLFVK, from the coding sequence ATGCCCACGTCTATGATCATATTGACCGGTTGCACGTTCGCCGTGATGACGCTGCTGATGTTTTGGCGGCCGCATCAGGTGAACGAAGCGGTCCCTGCCGTCGCAGGGGCGGCGCTCATGCTCTTGATCGGATCGGTGCCGCTGTCCGATCTGGGGCAGATCCTGCAGACGGTGAGCGGGGCGGCCGTAACGATCATCGCCACCATCGTCATGGCCAACGTACTGGAAAGCCTCGCCTTTTTTTCCTGGATCGCCGACCGTCTGGCGGTACGGGCCCGCGGCTCCGGTCTGCGGCTGTTTTGGTACACCAATCTGCTCTGTTTCATGATGACCCTGTTTTTTAACAACGACGGCAGCATCCTGATCACAACGCCGATCCTGCTGATCCTGCTGAAACAGCTCGGCCTGAAAACGCATCAGCAGATCCCGTACCTGATCAGCGGAGCCTTGGTCGCCACCGCCTCCAGTGCGCCGATCGGCGTCAGCAACATCGTCAACCTGATTGCGCTGAAAGTGGTGGGGATGGATCTGTACATGCAGACGGCGATGATGTTCGTCCCCGCCACGCTCGGGCTGCTGCTGATGGTGCTGCTGCTGCTTGCCGTCTTTCATCACGACATCCCGAAACAGCTGCGTCCGCTTCCTCCGCACATCGCCATGCGCCTGACAGCTCCCAAACAAAAAGAAACGAGCCGCTATATGGTAAAAATCTTTCTCTTTGTCATGCTCGTGCGTGCCAGTTTGTTTGCCGGCTCCTATTTTGGCATCCCTGTCGAAGTGATGGCGGCGGCCGGGGCCATCCTCTTGCTGATCTGGCGCTGGATCTATGTGAAAATACCGCCGCGCGATCTCTGGCACAAGACGCCATGGCACATCTTCGCTTTCGCTTTTGGGATGTATGTGCAGATCTACGCGCTGCATAACATCGGCCTGACGCAGCTGATCATCGATCACTTGCAGCCGCTGATGCTGGACAACCGTCTCGATGCTGTGCTGATCATGGGCGGGCTGACGACGGCGATGTCCAGCCTGTTTAACAACCATCCGGCGCTGATGATCGGCACGCTCGCACTGACCGGGATGAGCCTCGACGCGCTGACGATGCAGCTTGCGTACATGGCCGGTGTCATCGGCAGCGATGTTGGTTCGCTGCTCGTGCCGATCGGTACGCTGGCGACGCTGATCTGGATGCATCTGCTGCGCCGGTCACAAGTCAAATTTTCTTGGTGGAGCTATCTTCGCGTCACCATGCTCGTCATACCGCCCACTCTGATTTTCACATTGGTTTGCCTACAGGTCTGGGTCGAGTGGTTGTTTGTCAAGTAA
- a CDS encoding DUF2642 domain-containing protein, which yields MNRFRAYLGSQVQVEISGGKRLSGTLAEVGGDLLVLLIGDRYTYIPFVHVQKLKACLTCGEAYASTELARPVHVEAASLSYRNLLMHVRGQFVEIYVSGKENVHGYLTSVMNNYFVFYSPVYKTIYISLEHLKWLIPYPPNLTPYSLAQSLLPVNPNPLPLARSFDEQCKKLVGQLVVFDFGDKEDKIGLLKQVEHSRIELINAGGESCHLNLQHLKAVHLP from the coding sequence TTGAACAGATTTCGAGCCTATCTGGGAAGCCAGGTGCAAGTGGAAATTTCGGGTGGAAAGCGGCTGTCGGGAACTTTGGCTGAAGTTGGAGGTGACTTGCTGGTCCTGCTGATCGGGGACCGCTATACCTACATCCCGTTTGTGCACGTCCAAAAGCTGAAAGCATGTCTGACCTGCGGCGAAGCGTACGCCTCGACCGAGCTGGCCCGACCGGTGCACGTCGAGGCGGCCAGCCTGTCGTATCGCAATCTGCTCATGCATGTGCGCGGGCAATTCGTGGAGATCTACGTGTCGGGGAAGGAAAACGTGCACGGGTATCTGACCAGCGTGATGAACAATTATTTTGTGTTTTATTCGCCGGTCTACAAGACGATCTATATCTCGCTGGAGCATCTGAAATGGCTGATCCCATATCCGCCGAACCTCACGCCCTATTCCTTGGCCCAGAGCTTGCTGCCGGTCAATCCGAATCCGCTGCCGCTGGCCCGCTCGTTTGATGAGCAGTGTAAAAAGCTGGTCGGGCAGCTCGTCGTCTTTGATTTTGGCGACAAAGAAGACAAGATCGGGCTGCTCAAACAGGTGGAGCATAGCCGCATCGAGCTGATCAATGCGGGCGGGGAGTCTTGTCATTTGAATCTGCAGCATTTAAAAGCGGTGCATCTGCCGTAA
- the hutH gene encoding histidine ammonia-lyase, producing the protein MVETTSVLLDGEHVTAQDVARVAFEGAGVAVADAAWQRVKDCREMVEELVQTGKVVYGVTTGFGKFSDVHISPEDAAQLQVNLIRSHACAVGQPMAIPAVRALMMLRANALSKGYSGIRTETLQLLIDCLNHEVHPVVPEQGSLGASGDLAPLSHLALVLMGEGEAFYKGERLPGGEALQKAGLTPIQLQAKEGLALINGTQIMTSIGTLTYVKAERLAKAADMIAALTVEVLRGIPEAFSEEVHRVRPYPEQIGVASNLRKLLTGSKLTTGQGEIRVQDAYSLRCLPQVHGASRQVLTYVADKIAIEINSATDNPLLFLEEGKVISGGNFHGQPIAFAMDFLKIGMSELANISERRTERLVNPALSELPAFLSHNPGMESGMMIPQYVAASLVSENKVLAHPASVDSIPSSANQEDHVSMGTTAARHAAQVIDNVSKVLAIELICAGEAAEFVGADGLAPATRKLYDLLRGIVPPVLTDRSTSDDIENVAAALLQGEWIQEVQKISGELM; encoded by the coding sequence ATGGTAGAGACGACTTCCGTATTGTTAGACGGAGAGCATGTGACCGCACAGGATGTGGCGCGCGTTGCATTTGAAGGTGCGGGCGTGGCGGTGGCCGATGCCGCATGGCAGCGGGTAAAGGACTGTCGGGAGATGGTCGAGGAACTGGTGCAGACCGGCAAAGTGGTCTATGGGGTCACCACCGGGTTTGGCAAGTTCAGCGATGTGCACATTTCGCCGGAGGACGCGGCGCAGCTGCAGGTCAACCTGATCCGCTCGCACGCCTGCGCCGTCGGCCAGCCGATGGCGATCCCGGCGGTGCGCGCGCTGATGATGCTGCGCGCCAACGCCTTGTCAAAAGGTTACTCGGGCATCCGCACCGAGACGTTGCAGCTGTTGATCGACTGCCTCAACCACGAGGTGCATCCGGTGGTGCCGGAGCAGGGCTCGCTCGGAGCATCGGGCGACCTCGCACCGTTGTCCCATCTGGCGCTCGTTCTCATGGGCGAAGGGGAAGCGTTTTATAAAGGAGAGCGCCTCCCGGGCGGCGAAGCGCTGCAAAAAGCCGGCCTGACGCCGATCCAGCTCCAAGCCAAGGAAGGCCTGGCCCTGATCAACGGCACGCAGATCATGACGTCGATCGGTACCTTGACCTATGTCAAAGCGGAACGTCTCGCCAAAGCGGCCGACATGATCGCCGCGCTCACCGTCGAAGTGCTGCGCGGCATCCCGGAAGCTTTTTCCGAAGAGGTGCACCGCGTGCGCCCGTACCCGGAGCAGATCGGCGTGGCGAGCAACTTGCGCAAGCTGCTCACAGGCAGCAAGCTCACCACCGGTCAAGGCGAGATCCGCGTTCAGGACGCCTACTCGCTGCGCTGCCTGCCGCAGGTGCACGGCGCTTCGCGCCAAGTGCTGACCTATGTCGCTGACAAGATCGCCATCGAGATCAACTCCGCGACCGACAACCCGCTGCTCTTCCTCGAAGAAGGCAAAGTCATCTCCGGAGGCAACTTCCACGGGCAGCCGATCGCCTTTGCGATGGATTTCTTGAAAATCGGGATGAGCGAACTCGCCAATATCTCCGAGCGTCGCACAGAGCGCCTGGTCAACCCGGCTCTGTCCGAACTGCCGGCGTTTCTGAGTCACAATCCGGGCATGGAGTCCGGCATGATGATCCCGCAGTATGTCGCTGCTTCGCTGGTCTCCGAGAACAAAGTTCTCGCCCATCCGGCTTCCGTCGATTCGATCCCGTCTTCCGCTAACCAGGAAGACCATGTCTCGATGGGCACCACCGCCGCTCGCCACGCGGCGCAAGTCATCGACAACGTATCGAAAGTGCTGGCGATCGAGCTGATCTGCGCAGGCGAAGCGGCCGAGTTCGTCGGCGCCGACGGCCTGGCTCCGGCGACGCGCAAGCTGTATGACCTGCTGCGCGGCATCGTCCCGCCGGTGCTGACCGACCGCTCGACCAGCGACGATATTGAAAACGTGGCTGCAGCGCTGCTCCAAGGCGAGTGGATTCAAGAAGTGCAAAAAATTTCCGGCGAACTCATGTAG